The proteins below are encoded in one region of Hordeum vulgare subsp. vulgare chromosome 3H, MorexV3_pseudomolecules_assembly, whole genome shotgun sequence:
- the LOC123445169 gene encoding dolichyl-diphosphooligosaccharide--protein glycosyltransferase subunit 2: MAWRLPPLAVLLLLVAAAVSPLSSAVRPVSDAHRSVAAELFAASPDDLETTYEAVRTFKILGVQRDKGLDGKACKLAAHTLSSSSSPAKDLFHAVKIAGVLGCGVDAGVYDDVASRLKAVIKDTNSLLEFYYSVGGLLSLKEQGHSVVLSDADSTFHAIKALSQSDGRWRYDTNSAESSTFAAGIALEALAGVVSLSDAEVDPSMIGVVKNDIVKLFGTIKSYDDGTFYFDEKYVDGSEYKGPITTSASVVRGVTSFANVVSGKLNIPGEKILGLAKFFLGIGLPGSAKDCFNQIESLSLLENNRIFVPLILSLPSKVLSLTSKDQLKVEVTTVFGSAAPPLRVNLVQVLGSDSKVITTDSKELQFDLDNNVHYLDITPLKIDVGKYSLVFEITLQDSEHETVYTTGGRNTEAVVVTGLIKVDKAEIGISENDAGSAESVEKLDLLKDTKVSLSANHLQKLRLSFQLSTPLGRTFKPHQVFLKLKHESKVEHLFVVPGSARQFKIVLDFLGLVEKFYYLSGTYDLELSVGDASMENSFLRALGQLDLDLPEAPEKAPRPPAQAVDPLAKFRPQKEIEHIFRVPEKRPPQEVSLAFTGLTLLPFIGFLIGLMRLGVNLKNFPSLPGPAAFASLFHAGIGAVLLLYVLFWVKLDLFTTLKYLSFLVVFLVFVGHRTLSHLSNTAAKQKTA; encoded by the exons ATGGCTTGGAGGCTGCCGCCCCTGGCCGTCCTCCTACTCCTCGTCGCCGCGGCCGTCTCCCCCCTCTCCTCCGCCGTCCGCCCGGTCTCCGACGCGCACAGATCCGTCGCCGCCGAGCTCTTCGCCGCCTCCCCCGACGA CTTGGAGACGACGTACGAGGCGGTCAGGACgttcaagatactcggggtgcaGAGGGACAAGGGCCTTGACGGCAAGGCCTGCAAGCTCGCCGCCCATACCCtgtcctcgtcctcgtcgccCGCCAAGGATCTGTTCCACGCGGTCAAGATCGCTGGCGTTCTTGGATGCGGCGTCGATGCCGGCGTTTACGAT GACGTCGCTTCGAGGCTTAAGGCTGTGATCAAGGACACCAATTCGCTGCTGGAGTTCTACTATTCCGTGGGAGGGCTGCTCAGCCTGAAG GAACAAGGCCACAGTGTTGTTTTGTCTGATGCCGATAGCACATTCCATGCAATTAAG GCACTTAGCCAAAGTGATGGAAGATGGCGCTATGACACCAACAGTGCTGAATCCAGCACATTTGCTGCTG GCATAGCACTAGAAGCATTGGCAGGAGTTGTTTCACTGTCTGATGCAGAGGTTGATCCGTCTATG ATAGGAGTCGTTAAAAATGACATCGTGAAGCTATTTGGCACAATCAAGAGCTATG ATGATGGAACCTTCTATTTTGATGAGAAGTATGTTGATGGTTCTGAATACAAGGGCCCTATAACAACTTCTGCTTCAGTAGTACGCGGTGTCACCTCCTTCGCTAATGTTGTTTCTGGGAAAttgaat ATCCCTGGTGAGAAAATACTGGGCTTGGCAAAGTTCTTTCTTGGTATTGGTCTCCCAGGTAGTGCAAAGGATTGCTTTAATCAGATTGAGTCCCTATCACTCCTGGAAAACAATAG GATCTTCGTCCCTTTGATCCTTTCACTTCCTTCCAAAGTACTGTCACTGACCTCCAAAGACCAGCTTAAG GTTGAAGTAACTACAGTGTTTGGTTCTGCGGCACCTCCGCTCAGAGTGAATCTTGTGCAAGTCTTGGGCTCTGATTCCAAGGTCATCACCACTGACAGCAAG GAACTTCAGTTTGACCTCGACAACAATGTTCATTACTTGGACATTACTCCATTGAAAATAGATGTTGGGAAGTACTCGCTAGTTTTTGAG ATTACTCTTCAGGATTCAGAACATGAAACCGTTTACACTACTGGAGGGAGAAACACTGAGGCTGTCGTTGTTACAGGACTGATCAAAGTTGACAAGGCagaaatcggaatttctgagaatGATGCTGGGAGTGCAGAGTCTGTTGAAAA GTTAGATCTGCTGAAAGATACAAAAGTTTCTCTCTCTGCGAACCACCTGCAGAAGTTACGTCTATCTTTTCAACTATCTACACCACTTGGACGCACATTTAAACCTCACCAG GTTTTCTTGAAGTTAAAGCATGAAAGCAAGGTTGAACATTTATTCGTGGTGCCAGGTTCTGCGAGGCAATTCAAAATTGTTCTA GATTTTCTTGGATTGGTAGAGAAATTTTACTACCTTTCTGGAACATATGACCTCGAGCTTTCAGTTGGTGATGCTTCAATG GAAAATTCGTTCCTACGAGCCCTCGGCCAACTGGATTTGGACTTGCCGGAGGCCCCAGAAAAGGCCCCACGTCCTCCGGCACAAGCTGTTGACCCGTTAGCGAAGTTTAGGCCACAGAAGGAGATCGAACATATATTCCGTGTGCCAGAGAAGAGGCCACCGCAGGAAGTCTCACTTGCATTTACTGGCCTCACACTTCTGCCTTTCATTGGGTTCTTGATTGGG CTCATGCGTCTGGGAGTCAACTTGAAGAACTTCCCTTCCCTGCCAGGACCAGCAGCATTTGCATCACTCTTCCATGCCGGAATCGGAGCAGTACTATTGCTCTATGTTCTCTTCTGGGTTAAG CTGGATCTTTTCACAACTCTGAAGTACCTCAGCTTCCTCGTCGTGTTCCTTGTGTTCGTCGGCCATAGGACCCTATCCCATCTTTCCAACACGGCGGCAAAACAGAAGACTGCTTGA
- the LOC123445168 gene encoding ABC transporter B family member 26, chloroplastic, translating into MPPAPAALLLAAPAGLSLGLAPWRPRARAPPRLRLRAARIRAAATVNGEFGGLGRRRLDAGEFIGRLRNVLPGGSWWRLEDDEAGGAGRAEASGATAASALRRMWALVAADRWVIFAGFASLVCAALSEIAIPHLLAASIFSAQNGGAVFYRNAKLLVVLCLISGVFSGVRSCCFGIANMILVKRMREMLFDSILSQDIAFFDEETVGDLTSRLGSDCQQVSRVIGNDLNLISRNLLQGIGALIYLLILSWPLGLCTMLTCGTLSTIMLVHGRYQKKASKFAQEFTASANNVAQEAISLVRTVRVYGTEKQEIKRYTKWLDKLYDVSFRQTMAYGGWSLSLNYLYHSTQVLAVLIGGIAIMNGKFTAEQLTKFTLYAEWLILSTWWIGDNWSSLMQSVGASEKVFRLMDLLPSKQLTSKGLRLQKLEGRIQYANVEFSYPSRPSAPILRRLNLTLNPNEVVAIVGLSGSGKSTIVNLLLQLYEPTNGQILIDGVPLSELDTRWFRERIGFVGQEPKLFRMDVSSNIKYGCPREVSQEEVEWAAKQAYAHDFILALPDGYNTIVDDALLSGGQKQRVAIARALLRDPAILVLDEATSALDAESEHYVKSVITEVSTDPKARRTVIIIAHRLSTIQAADRIIVMENGSIVEDGKHSELVKQNGLYSRLAQRQNDALP; encoded by the exons atGCCGCCGGCTCCGGCCGCGCTGCTCCTCGCGGCGCCCGCGGGGCTGTCGCTGGGCCTGGCGCCCTGGCGGCCACGCGCGCGGGCCCCGCCCAGGCTCCGGCTGCGGGCGGCGAGGATCCGGGCGGCGGCGACCGTCAACGGCGAGTTCGGCGGGCTCGGGAGGCGCCGCCTCGACGCCGGCGAGTTCATCGGCCGGCTCCGGAACGTGCTCCCGGGGGGCAGCTGGTGGCGCCTCGAGGACGACGAGGCCGGCGGGGCCGGCCGCGCCGAGGCCAGCGGGGCCACGGCCGCCTCCGCGCTCCGGCGGATGTGGGCCCTCGTCGCCGCCGACCGCTGGGTCATCTTCGCCGGCTTCGCCTCCCTCGTCTGCGCCGCG CTCTCGGAGATCGCTATCCCCCATCTGCTCGCGGCCTCCATCTTCTCCGCGCAGAATGGAGGCGCCGTCTTCTACCGGAACGCCAAGCTCCTGGTTGTTCTCTGTTTGATTTCCGGAGTGTTCAG TGGCGTGCGAAGCTGCTGTTTTGGTATTGCCAACATGATATTG GTTAAACGAATGAGAGAAATGCTATTTGATTCCATCCTTTCTCAG GATATTGCTTTTTTCGATGAAGAAACTGTCGGTGATTTGACAAGTAGGCTTGGTTCTGACTGCCAGCAAGTGTCTAGAGTTATTGGCAATGATCTTAATTTGATTTCGCGCAATTTGCTTCAG GGTATAGGAGCACTGATTTATCTTCTAATCTTATCATGGCCTCTTGGACTGTGCACTATGCTTACTTGTGGGACATTGTCGACAATTATGCTAGTTCATGGACG GTATCAGAAAAAGGCCTCTAAATTCGCACAAGAGTTCACTGCAAGTGCCAATAAT GTTGCTCAAGAAGCGATAAGTTTGGTTAGAACAGTGCGAGTGTATGGGACGGAAAAGCAAGAGATCAAAAG GTACACGAAGTGGCTGGATAAGCTGTATGATGTGAGCTTTCGACAAACAATGGCTTATGGAGGCTGGAGCTTGAGCTTGAACTATCTGTACCATTCTACTCAG GTCCTTGCAGTTTTGATTGGAGGAATAGCAATCATGAATGGGAAGTTCACTGCTGAGCAACTGACAAAATTCACACTGTATGCCGAGTGGCTGATTTTGTCAACCTGGTGGATTGGAGACAATTGGTCCTCCCTGATGCAGTCTGTTGGAGCAAGTGAAAAAGTCTTCCGGTTGATGGATCTCTTACCTAGCAAGCAGCTTACCTCTAAAG GCCTCAGGTTACAGAAGCTGGAAGGACGGATTCAATATGCAAATGTAGAATTTTCATATCCTTCAAGACCTTCA GCGCCTATTTTGAGAAGACTGAATCTAACACTCAACCCAAATGAAGTGGTTGCAATT GTTGGTCTTAGTGGAAGTGGGAAGAGTACTATAGTTAACCTACTGCTTCAGCTATATGAACCTACAAATGGGCAA ATATTAATAGATGGTGTCCCACTCAGCGAGCTTGACACTAGATGGTTCAGGGAAAGAATTGGTTTTGTGGGACAG GAGCCTAAGCTATTCCGAATGGATGTTAGTTCTAATATTAAGTATGGCTGCCCAAGAGAAGTTAGCCAGGAAGAAGTTGAGTGGGCTGCAAAACAGGCTTATGCTCACGATTTCATATTGGCTCTTCCAGATGGTTATAACACAATTGTCGACGATGCTCTTCTTAGTGGAGGCCAAAAGCAACGTGTTGCTATTGCAAGGGCCCTTCTGAGGGACCCGGCGATCTTAGTACTCGACGAAGCCACTAGTGCGCTTGATGCTGAGAGTGAACATTATGTGAAG AGTGTCATAACAGAAGTTAGCACTGATCCTAAGGCTCGAAGAACCGTGATTATCATAGCTCACAG GCTGTCTACGATTCAAGCGGCTGATAGAATTATTGTGATGGAAAATGGTAGCATCGTGGAG GACGGAAAGCACAGCGAGCTTGTCAAGCAGAATGGATTGTATTCAAGATTAGCACAGCGACAAAATGATGCTCTCCCGTAG